The Synchiropus splendidus isolate RoL2022-P1 chromosome 8, RoL_Sspl_1.0, whole genome shotgun sequence nucleotide sequence gcatttaataaaaataaaagaaatccaAACTATTCGAAACATCTCCTCAGATGTATGAAGTCGTCATGTTGTCCATGGAAATGTATTCTGTCGTCACTCTGGACTGTTGGCAAGCGTTGATGCTCGACCATCTTCGGAGGAGCTCGGTAATCTCCGTGTCTGCTCGGTCCACTTAAAAAGAGGGAAGTTTGAGCGTCGCACCAGCTCTGTGAGTGGAACTGTCTCCGTGGCGCATGGTGCTGAAAGTGCCGCTCCACGCATCATGTGGTCGGTGATGTTCGTCTTCCTGTCCTACCTGGACAGAAACCTGGTGAGAGGACAGATCCTGGACGCGGACAAGGAGAACAAAGAGATGTTCTCTGTCATCAACGGGACGTTGTGCGCCAAGATGAGCGCGTTCGGGGAGAACTTTCTCTATCAGGTGTCGGACGGAGCGGAGGTAGTCCGGTCCGTGGTGAGTCCCGGCGGGAAGCTGGTCCACTGCTCCATCACTGTGGACCAAATCGAGGTGAAGACCTTCACGAAGGAGTGCGGGTCGGGACTGAAGGAGCGCCGGACGCTGGCGCACCTGGGGGAGAAGTTGGTGCGCATGGATGAGGCCAAGAGAGCGTGCGAGGAGTCCGACCTCTCCGGCGGGATGGAGAAGAACGCAGGGGGACTTTCTGAGGACGTTTTAAAGAGGTCCAAGAGGGGCTTCACCTACCCTGGAACCCTGTGGTGCGGAGCTGGGAACATGGCTGACACGTATGAGCAGCTGGGTATGTTTACTCCGTGGTTACAAACACAGAGAGTATGTGTCAGAATAGTTCTTATTATGAAGTGTTTGGTTTAAAATAACAGGTGACAGcaataacataaaaaacaagTTAAACAATCTAATACGTTTATATTATTTGCAAttttatatctatatctatctatctatctatctatatatatatatatatatatatatatatatatatatatatatatatatatatatatatatatatatatatgaagtctTCAATatggaaaatatgaaaagaacgctggcaataaaacaaagaagagagaaacagaaattaacaactcaaacaaaaatcatatttggattaaatgaaatgttaaaatacattattaattGCAGACAGAACGAATGCTGCTTTAAATTAATGGCAACTTTAtgcatttccatttcatttcattttcatgcattttcagAGTCTGAAGCTGTGACACTAttgtattctattttttttcttacaataCTTTATGTATCTAGTATGATGAGTGAGagtggaattttaaaaaaagtattttgtttaAGGCATTTTGTTTCATCTAGTGAAACTAACTgggctagagagagtgttttcaaaagtaacCCTTTCATTTCAGGGGATTTTGCTGCGACCGACAGCTGCTGCCGCACACACGACCACTGCCCTCACGTCATCCACGCCTTCTCCTCCAAATACGGATACACAAACTTCAAGTGGCACTCCATCTGTCACtgtgactgcgatgagacgtaaGTGTAGACCATGTAAAGACAGTGCTTTATTCCAGCCTCAGTGTTGATGCAAACTGAATTGATGCTGTTTGGTGCGGCCAGAGAGAGACCACCTTCTGAGGCTTCATTATGTTGCGCGTGTGTATCAGTGGTTAATCACTGTGCAAGTGAGGGATGCAGAACAGTGCAAAGAGCAACACCTGACCCGGAGCTGAGGGGGGTTTTGCTCGGCTGAgaaggggaggagggggtggcTAATCTTTGGTAATGCCAAATGAATGGGAGTGTGACGAGCCCCTCGCAAAAATGCGCTCCAGTGGCGGTGGCACCTTTGACCTCAGATGACCTGTCTCCTGCAGGTTGAAAGCTTGCCTCAGGAAAGTCAACGACACTTCCTCCAGAGTGGTGGGTCAGGCCTTCTTCAACGTCATTGGAGTTCCTTGCTTCAAGCTCAAGTATGAGCGGCAGTGTGCAGAGAGGCACTGGTATGGCATGTAAGTACTCCTATCCTGTGAGAGCCCCGTCCCCCAGGTGTCGGCTCCTCGCCTCACCCAGCGTGTCTCTCGCTCATAGGTGCAAGCGATACGAGACGTTTCCTGTCGCCGTGATCAAAGAGGCAGTCCCATACGACTACGGCGGCATCGCCGTCATCGATAAGCTGACGTTACGGCCTCCCAAAAAAGAAGAGGCGGAGAAACCTGAGAGCCCGACTCAACCCACCGTGTCAGGACCGGAGGAACCCTCCCTGGGGAACATGGTCACGGCCGCGGAGGACTTCATCAAGGTCCTTGCAACCGTCTCCACATCCCAAAGTTCTGCCACGGACTCCGACAAGAGCGAGTCGCAGACctcggagaagaagaagaagaggaagaacaagggcaagaagaagaagaaaacaaagaagcgGAAAGGTAAAGGCGCGAAGAGGGGGCAGAAAGTTGCCCAAACTGAGGAGGGGGCAGCAGTTTCGAAGGCAGAGGAAGCGGTGCTGAGCAACTTCATCAGCGATTCGCAGAAGCACGAGTCTAGAAATTCCTTCGTCAAGACTGAGCTGGAGCTGGCTGGAAAAGAGGAGGCCTCGAATGAAGTCATGAAAGATGAACCAGCCAAAGATACCGCGGCGGATGAACCCACACCTTTGTCTCGAGTTTCACCTAAAAAGAAACACCCAAAAAAGGGGAGGAGAAAGACCCCAAAACCTCTGAGCTCAACTGAAGTGGTCGAATCCGTGACAAACACAACAGACCGCTCCACCACAACCTCTGTCCCGACAATGAGCCCGGGAGCACCGGGCTTCACTGAAAAGAATGGTGTCATTAGTGAAGCCACTTCTCCCAGCGACACCCACAAAAGCAAAAGAATCAGGTCAAAGGACAGGGGAGACCgcgagaggaggaagaaaaggaggaagatCAGCTCGGATCCTCCTTCAGAGACCCTCAGGAATTCCTCAACAGAAGATCAGAAAGTCATCCGTCTCTCTGAGGACCCCACCAGAATACCTAACCCTACCACAGAGGTCCCCCCCAGCCCCCACGTGTACACACAGATGTACTTCAGAACATCGTCCAGTCCTCTCAAGAAGCTGCACTCTAAGAAGAGGGGGGgcagaaataagaggaaaaaaactgTTTCCCCAGACACTTCAGATGTTCCGGGTCCAAATCTAGAGTCGTCCGACGCCACACACAGCCGTCCATCAACAAGCAACCTAAGACCGAGTGGGACAGTCAGAAAACAAAGGAGGAAGAAAGTCGCCTCTGCTGCTCACACAACCCCTGCGCTGGACCTCCCCACCACTCAAGAGCCAAACCTGAAGACGGGCCTGAGAACCAGCGCTGCCACTCAGCCGCCCATGAGCCCGGTTCAGATTTCActggagagagcgagagagcagTTCTcctggaagaagaggaggaaagcgGCAGTGCTCTCCAGGCAACAAGCGTAGCATGTCCGCTACACCAGAGTCCCTTCAGTCTGTCTCGCAGCTTCTTCATTTGAATCACACACCTGCAGGAGCGACTTACGATTGTATCCAGCAGCACCGCATGACTTCAATAAATGATGATTGAAAGCTCTTGAATTTTATATGTCAAATTTAAAGCTCTGATATTCTTTTGCCATCACGTTTTCCATCAAAGTTTCAATGTAGACATCAATCCAGACAACAATTCAAATTGTGTGTAAAATAAagaaggcccaggggccaaatctggaccTCCAGCTCACTTTATGTGGTCAGTTGGAGCTTTACATATGCGTGTAGTTTGTGTATGATAAAGCCAAAATCCACGGGTTGCTGATAACACTGAGCACAAAGATTGCTGTGTTACAAAGAAAAGGTGAATatgttttttcaatattttaatatatatatatatatatatatatatatatatatatatatatatatatatatatatatatatatatatatatatatatattccatatacagcatatatatatatatatatatatatatatatatatatatatatacacacaaaaaaacagagaaaacaaaaatttaaatctcaaacaaaaaatatattgtgattaaatgaaattacaatattaaaatacattattaattGCAGATAGAATGATTGCTGCTTTCAATTAATGACAGCAATGAATATGAACATGAATATAAGCATCGGTGAGAGACTCAGCCGCATCAGaaactgaaaaatataaattgGTCTTTTTCTGTTGAGCTGGCTGCTGAAGTCAGAGCCTGCAGTGTCTAGTCTCATCTGTCTCACTGGAGCAAACGCACTTATATGTTCAATAGTAAACACATAGACTACTGTACTAGCTCCGCCTTCAAATTCATTACATCTCAACCTAACTGTGTTAGTTGCCAATAAAAGGATCCACTTCTTGGACTCCAGCTGTCAAGAGGCACTGAGTCaagggaggaggatgagaggtggtcataatgttatggtcgATTACAGACGCCCGTTAGGTTCACTGATAAGGGGACAAAGGCTGGTAAAATTTGTAGCATTGGTCTCCCTCCGAAGGAAAAGAAGCAGGTCAGGAAGCAGGTCGTTCCCTCACTGTGGTCTTTTGTTGGAGTCGGACTTCGACCCGACCGTTGGTGGCCCCGATGTGATTTAAGGCGGGTCACATTCTCCAAACAGATTAGGTCTCACTTGCACACGGATGGTGACATCCAGCCCAAAACTCCTGCCGGTCAGCTGACTCTCACATGCTCGCGTAAGAAGATCGGATCTAAAAATCCCAAAAGTCTGAGGGATCCAGACAGAGATCTCTGTCAGacacctcagcagcagcagcagcagtgagcgGAGCCCGGAGCGTCACATGGGCCGACAGGCCTCGCTGCGTTTGGTGAGAACACAGCGTGAACGATGTAACAGCGTTCATGATCCAGCTTAagttaccagagattttggaagaCACTCAAGAATTCCTGGGAAGTTTGGCTGTCGGGAGATTAAAAATGAGTCACAGTGCTTtgtttgatgaaaatgatgttATATAACCCACCGTAGCGTTGGAAAGACTGAACTCAAGTTGCGTAACTTCCCCTCTAGGAGGCAGCAAATCTGCTGTGGTCAGCACCGATGAAGACAGACGGCGGAAGGACTCAAGGAGTCAAGGTCGTCAGAGTTCAAGTCACATATAAACACGTATTCTTCTCCTCCATGAATTGAAGATGTCACATCAACTGTGCAACACATGGAGCATACCTGGGCCTCTTCACTTGCACGGCTGCCCCCGCGACTCTCGCAGGAGCGCGTTCACTGAGAACCATCAATCACGGTCAGTGCCAACATGTGACACCGGGAGCCGCAAATCAATTCACAGAGGGATTCAAGGCCGTTATGGATTTATGCCTGAGGAactgatgaaaagaaaattgctCGCTGCTTCAAATGGATCAATCGCGTGGTTTTCATCCTCGAACCTGCAGTGAGAAATCGAATTACAGGGGGAATTGAACGTCCGCGCTGTCAGCAGCGCGTGCGTGGGATTCCGCCGCAGCGCAGTCTCGTTCCCGCCAGACAGAACAGACTCATCTGTTGTGCGCGGCAGTTTAATTTCGGGCCACGCGAAAGTGCGCTCACAGATTGTGCGATGACAGAAGCAAAGAGAAgcgtttgtgttttttttctttccaagtcCATTTGAATTGAGTCACTTTCACTCGATCACATGACGTATTAAGCGTCAATTCGGCCGATCTCATCTGTCGGCTGAGTAGACGCCAGTTCCCCGGGTGTCCACTGGGCGGCAGCACAATGCAATCAGCTTTTCTTCACTCGCTTTCTTTACTTCAAAATTCGTCATATATCTTAAGAGAATAGACGCATTTAGATCCAGGATTATTGATATCGttttattaaaacaataatacttaaattatatataatgtCGTGATTTTATTGGCTGAAGGCGATTTTATATTATACAAAAATGTTATTGTAATttctaaataataacaataaatattgttttaaaacacTACaactaataaaaatattgattgaGGTTCTTCTTATAAATGTAGGTTATATTTACCAAATATTGCTATTTCCAGTATTAATACACTGGTTCAGTTTTCCCTTCTATTTAACAaataaaactttgttttttgGAATTGTTTGAATCGTACCTTATTCATGTGTCATTGCTCTTCTCATGCTTGTGGGCCTGTAAACCACGACAGTCGTAACGGAGTCTGTCCCAGTTGCCTGGGGTGGGAGGCAGGAGGCACTCTGGACAGGTCATCCCAGGGCAGCTTCAGACAGACtaccactcactcacacactcgtCTGGACAATTTTAAGCCATCAATGGACCACTGTtggactatgggaggaaacctgagtgtctCAATGAAACCCAAAcaccaaaaaatatataacaataagCACATCTTCATTCTATGGACCAGGAACTGATTCCAGGTGAGGCGAGACTGCATGCAATTCAGGGACCATGTCAAGCGCTTGAACCCCTCAACAAGAGGAGCGCAGGGGAGAGGAGGCCtcagtgttattttatttttggtttgacTTAGTCTGAATAAACTCAGATGGAGACGCGCTGCAAGTGTGTCCCTGATTCTGTGTTTACATGGTGTTTTATTCTCTACAGCAAGGCACGTTGTTTTACTTGACATGAATAACTTGTGCGCTGGGAGAAGCCACAATGACTCGACGCTTGTGTAAAAGTGCTGAGTCATCCTGCAGCGCCAGGTCAACATAATTGAATCAGTTCTAAGAAGGTAGCGGAGAGGATGAAGCCATGGGGTCATTAGACACGGCGCTCGTTTCGGCCACCCTGGCGCTATCTATACCAGCTAAGACCCAGAGCTGATATAATCCCACGTTACACAAGAATAGATCTAATCTGGAGGAGTCATGACGGCGGACGCCGAAGCTGCTGCGAGTCGAGCGGCTGTCGAACGTTCAACCACGACTTTCTCGATGGGCGCCACCCACCCTTCCCCCACTTCCTCTTGTTCCGCTCGGTGTGACCCTGAGGTTTGggtcgccatgacaacagagGACACACGCTCGCCTCTTCGCGCTGTGCAAAGTTTCTGCTGTTGCAACGACGTTGCACACGAGCTGCAGGGATGGGGAAGCGCCTTGCACCACCCTCCCCCCACCCGCACCTACACACTTGACTTCAGCCACTTCTCAGAAACATCACGACCgacatgtcacttcctgtcatgaaacctcaaagaCAGTCTGCTAATAACACGAGAGGAAAGCTTGTCGCTAGATTTTTACAATGAGGTTATGATTATACCTAAGTTCAATAGACTGGCTGCAGAACAAAACCTTTTCTTTAATTCAATAAATCTGCTGTTCTCTTTGGAAAATGGACTGGTTATGTATGTCACTATATACTGCAAAGCAAAGTACTTCAATGCATtcattgacagaaaaaaaaaatatctatatacTCATGACATTAATAAAGCCCATAAAATATCCAAACCATAATACATTTGtaaatttatatatttattttgtatgagAACAAGATTTTTGTTATGCTATTGTCTTCTTTATTAtatgaatagatttttttttattttaattgttattttttggCTTGGATTAATAAACCTGTGTCAGTAAGCTTGTGTGTATAACTGACAGAACTTTCTTCTATttctaatttttattttttcttactatttttgttttatttagtcTACCGTGGGAACTTTTTTAGTTTTTGACAAACTtaatatttttccttttctccATTTTTTACACAATAATTATGTATATTTGACGTTTTTATGTGAATTTTAATAttggattcatttttaatttaatttcattttgatttatttgcaTTAATGTTACCTGATTGAAGACATTGGAAATTATTCATGCAAGAACAATCGTTTAAGGCatttcaaaatgtgaaaaactAGTAAGACTAGATAATAATGTGTTCAAAATTCGgaagtacattttattttaataaaatacgaaatatatatattttttaacatttatattagttttttttaagtcaattaATAATgttattcaaaaataataataataaagagggttgtttttcaaatgacaATTACGTTTATATAGTAAtggccaataaataaataaatacaaatagaaaatagaagagaaaaaggaaaaaaatcatataaaatATGCAAACTGG carries:
- the proca1 gene encoding proteoglycan 4, giving the protein MWSVMFVFLSYLDRNLVRGQILDADKENKEMFSVINGTLCAKMSAFGENFLYQVSDGAEVVRSVVSPGGKLVHCSITVDQIEVKTFTKECGSGLKERRTLAHLGEKLVRMDEAKRACEESDLSGGMEKNAGGLSEDVLKRSKRGFTYPGTLWCGAGNMADTYEQLGDFAATDSCCRTHDHCPHVIHAFSSKYGYTNFKWHSICHCDCDETLKACLRKVNDTSSRVVGQAFFNVIGVPCFKLKYERQCAERHWYGMCKRYETFPVAVIKEAVPYDYGGIAVIDKLTLRPPKKEEAEKPESPTQPTVSGPEEPSLGNMVTAAEDFIKVLATVSTSQSSATDSDKSESQTSEKKKKRKNKGKKKKKTKKRKGKGAKRGQKVAQTEEGAAVSKAEEAVLSNFISDSQKHESRNSFVKTELELAGKEEASNEVMKDEPAKDTAADEPTPLSRVSPKKKHPKKGRRKTPKPLSSTEVVESVTNTTDRSTTTSVPTMSPGAPGFTEKNGVISEATSPSDTHKSKRIRSKDRGDRERRKKRRKISSDPPSETLRNSSTEDQKVIRLSEDPTRIPNPTTEVPPSPHVYTQMYFRTSSSPLKKLHSKKRGGRNKRKKTVSPDTSDVPGPNLESSDATHSRPSTSNLRPSGTVRKQRRKKVASAAHTTPALDLPTTQEPNLKTGLRTSAATQPPMSPVQISLERAREQFSWKKRRKAAVLSRQQA